A stretch of DNA from Streptomyces sp. NBC_01197:
GACCGACCGCCTCACCGGGCGCGGCGGGTGCCGCGGCGGACTCCCGCATGGCCTGCGGCATGGGCCTTACCTCCTTGGAGCGGCCACCGGGCCGGTGACGCTGGGAAAACCGTACCCGGAGGCGTTGACAGGGCCGAAAGCTCGGCGGACACTCAAGCCCAGGCAATTATGAACGAAAGTTCATCAGGCGAACAGGGGCTTTGCATGGACAAGTTGGCGGCCACCGCCGGTGAGGCGGTGGCGGACATCCTGGACGGGGCGTCTCTCGCCGTCGGCGGATTCGGTCTGAGCGGGGTCCCGGATGTTCTGATCCAGGCCCTGTACGCCAGGGGGTCGAGCGGGCTCAGCGTCGTCTCCAACAACTGCGGTGTGGACGGCGGAGGACTGGGCACGCTGCTCGCGGCCGGGCGGATCGCCCGGGTGACCGGCAGCTACGTCGGCGAGAACAAGGAGTTCGCCCGCCGCTATCTCGGCGGTGAGCTGGAGCTCGAACTCGCCCCGCAGGGCACCCTCGCCGAACGGCTGCGCGCCGGCGGGTGCGGCATTCCGGCCTTCTTCACCCCGGCAGGCGTCGGCACACTGGTCGCCGACGGCGGACTGCCCTGGCGGTACGCCCCAGACGGCAGCGTCGCGGTGGCCTCTCCGCCCAAGGAAGTACGTACCTACGACGGCCGCGACTACGTACTGGAACGCGCCATCACCACCGACTTCGCCCTGGTACGCGCGGCCAGGGGCGACCGGCACGGCAACCTCGTCTTCAACAAG
This window harbors:
- a CDS encoding CoA transferase subunit A, yielding MDKLAATAGEAVADILDGASLAVGGFGLSGVPDVLIQALYARGSSGLSVVSNNCGVDGGGLGTLLAAGRIARVTGSYVGENKEFARRYLGGELELELAPQGTLAERLRAGGCGIPAFFTPAGVGTLVADGGLPWRYAPDGSVAVASPPKEVRTYDGRDYVLERAITTDFALVRAARGDRHGNLVFNKAARNFNPLAAMAGRVTIAEVEELVEPGGIGPDEVHVPGVFVQRVVALTPAQAADKGIERRTLAVSATARPASATTQGTVRG